A window of Ktedonobacterales bacterium genomic DNA:
GCGACCATTTCGCGCTTGATCTCCAATTGCCGGGCGTAGTCAATATGCTGGAACTGGCAGCCGCCACACACGCCAAAATGCGGGCATGGGGCTTCAACCCTCCAGGGCGAACGCTCAAGCACCTGAAGCATGGTGATACGCGGCGACAAGCGCCGCCGTCGGTTCTTACGCCGCCCTGTTCGCGGCGGTGGCTCCTCGACAGAGACGATCACCCGCTCGCCTGGAATCCCTCCCGGCACACTCACCTCCTGGGGAAAGCGTTCGTCTGCCTCCTCTGCTGGCTGGCTGGCATCTGGCAATCTGGCAATGATCTGCCCAACGGCATCGCCCTCGCGGGTGAAGCCGGTCAGTTGCACTTCATAACAGCGCATTCGCGCTTGCTGATCCACCGGCAAGGCCAAAAGCAATCCTCTCAACTGAAAGAGAGCAACCACAATAAGGGAGTAAAAAGCTGAACTTCCAGCCCATTGTATCACTCTCAATTACAGCGAAGCAAAGAACCGGCAGTTCTGGCGCGTAGAACCCTCAAAGCGGTATAGTAACAAAAGATAGTGCTATGGAGAGCAGGAGAACCAGCATGCAAAGCCAGCCGAAATCTTGCGCCCTGAGTTTCAGTGGCGGCAAAGACTCGATGCTTGCCCTGGACCGCGCCATCCGGCGCGGCTGGCCTGTGACCTCTCTGCTGAATCTCTACGATGCGGCCAGCCAGCGCGTTCGCTTTCATGGTGTGCGCAAAGAACTTATCCAGGCGCAGGCCGACGCGCTGGGCATCGCGCTGCTCGCCTATCCGACCCAGCCAGAAACATTTGAGCAGGTTTTTCTTGACGCGCTGGCTGATCTGCGCGAGCGCGGCGTGGACGCGATCATTTTCGGCAATATCCACCTGGCCGATGTGCGCGCCTGGTATGAAGAGCGCACCACCGGCCAGGGCTTGAGGCATCTGGAGCCGTTCTGGGGCGAGCCAGTGGGGCTGCTGGCGCGTGAGGTCATCAAGCGCGGCTATCACGCGATATTGACCAGCGTGGAACTGGCACGCGCCCGAGAGGTGTGGTTGGGCCAGCCGTTCAGCGAAGCCCTCATCGCCGAGTTCGAGACAGCAGGCATTGATGCCTGCGGCGAGCGCGGTGAATATCATACCTTTGTCAGCGGCGGCCCGCTCTTTCGCTATCCGCTTCCCGTTAGCCTGGGGGAGCGTGTCTCCACGCCCGGCTACGCGCTGATTGATATATTGCTGGAAGCGCCTTTCTCCACCAGCGGCGCATAAAATTAGGAAGGGGATGCTATGCGGCTTGTATCGTTGCTGGCAAGCGCCACAGAAATGATCGCAGAACTTGGATGCCTCGATCAACTGGTTGGCCGTTCACACGAATGTGATTACCCCAAGGCGGTGCAGATGCTGCCGGTAGTAAGCCGGGTACAGATTAACGTTGACACCAGCAGCGCCGAGATCGACGCGCAGGTCAAGGCTTTGAGTCGCGCAGCGCACGAAGATACCGCTGCGCTGAAGGCGCTGAGCATCTACAGCATCAACACGGATCAATTGCAGCGCCTGCGCCCTGACATCATCTTCACCCAGACGCAATGTGAGGTCTGCGCCGTCAGCGAGCGCGATGTAGCGCGCGCCGTCGCGCAACTGATCGGCATCCAGCCGCGCATTCTCTCGCTGGCGCCCTACCGGCTGGCTGATGTCTGGGAGGACGTGCTGCGCGTGGGCGCTGCCCTGGAGCGCCAGGCACAGGCAGAGAAGCTGGTAGCAGGGTATCAAGCGCGCCTGGAGCGGCTGCGCAGCCGCTCTGACGCACAGCCTGAGCATCCGCGCGTCGCCATACTCGAATGGATCGATCCGCCAATGGCTGGTGGCAATTGGACGCCTGAACTGGTCGAGTACGCAGGCGGCATCAACCTCTTTGGCGAAGCTGGCGCGCACTCGCCCTGGCTGGCCTGGGAAGACCTGCTGGCCGCCGATCCTGATGTCATTGTGCTCACGCCCTGCGGCTTTACCCTTGAGCGCACGCTCGAAGATATTCCCCTGTTGGAAGCACGCCCTGGGTGGTCAAACCTGCGCGCTGTGCGTAATGGGCGCGTCTTCGCCGTCGATGGCAACCAGTATTTCAACCGCTCCGGGCCGCGCCTGGTCGGATCCGCTGAGATTCTGGCGACGCTCCTGTATGGGAAGGACATGGCCGAGAGCATCGATCATACAAGCTGGCAAAGAGTCGGCGACAAATCATAGCACATCCTATTGAATCGCTGCTGCCTGGAACGCTCAGAAACAGAAGTGCCCTGCCCGAGTACATGGGCAAGGCACTTCTGCATAGAAAAGGCTGTTAAGAGGCAGCTTCACCTGCTGCCAGGCTAGGCATCGTAGAAGAGGGCAAACTCCAGCGGCGTGGGGCGCAGACGCACCTCAACAGACTGAGCGCGCTTGATCTCGATATGCTTCTCCAGCAGATCCTCGGTGAAGACCCCACCCTCCAGCAGGAAGTCGGAATCCGCCTCCAGCGCGCTAAGCGCCTCATCGAGCGAACCGGGCACCGAACGAATCTCATGGGCCTCGGCGGCGCTCAGTTCATAAATGTTCTTGTCCAGCGGACCAAAGCCTTGTCTTTCGGGATCAATCTGGCGCTTAATGCCATCCAATCCCGCCATCAAGAGCGCGGCAAATGTCAGGTATGGGTTGCACGACGGGTCCGGCGGGCGGAACTCAAGGCGCTTGGCCTTGGGGTTATCCGAGTACATAGGGATACGCACCGCCGCCGAGCGATTGCGCTGCGAGAAGACCAGATTGACGGGCGCTTCAAAACCAGGCACCAGACGCTTGTAGCTGTTGGTCGTGGGCGCTGCCAGCGCCAGAATCGCCGGAGCATGGGTGAGCAAACCACCAATGTAGTAGAGCGCCGTCTTGCTCAAGCAGGCGTAGCCGTCGCCGAAGAAGAGCGGGCGCTCATCCTTCCAGAGGCTTTGATGGACGTGCATCCCCGACCCATTGTCCCCAAAGAGGGGCTTGGGCATAAAGGTCACGGTCTTGCCATGCCGTTTCGCAATATTCTTGGTAATATATTTGTAGAGCATCAGCTTATCGGCCATGCGCATCAGTGAATCGAAACGCATGTCGATCTCGGACTGGCCTGCGGTGGCAACCTCGTGATGCTGCGCCTCCACCGGTATACCACACGCCTCCATCGTCAACACCATCTCGGTTCGTATATCTTGCAGGGTATCGGCTGGCGCAACTGGGAAATAGCCTTCTTTGCCGCGAATAGTATGGCCCAGGCTGCCCGCTGCCCCACCTGCGCTGTTCCAATGGGCCTCGGCAGAATCAACCTCGGCAACCTGCATATTCTGGTTGGAGGCATAGCGCACAGAATCAAAAATGAAGAATTCAGCCTCTGGCCCGAAATAGCTCGTATCCGCTATGCCGCTCTTGCGCAGATACGCTTCGGCCTTACGGGCGATATAGCGCGGATCGCGGCTATATGGCCGATGCACGGCCCCTGGCTCCGCTACATCGCAAATCAAGCTGAGCGTGGGAACAGCCGTAAACGGGTCCAGAATAGCGGTATCCGGGTCCGGCATCAGCAGCATATCGCTTTCATTGATCTCCTGGAAACCACGAATGCTCGACCCGTCAAAACCCACGCCCTCCTCGAAGGCATCTTCATTGAACGCAGAAAGGGGAACACTAAAATGCTGCCAGGTGCCTGGCACATCGGTGAACTTGAAGTCCACCATCTTTACATTCCGCTCTTCAGCAAACCGTAAGACTTCATCGGGGGTCATTTGTTCTTCAACTCCTTTTCGGACGCCAGCAAAGGTTCTAGTAAACGGAGAAGCCGTCATACTGTGCGCAATGCACAATATGACGGCGCACCTATCAGTTGTGATAAGGATACCAGAGCGGCTTTCCGCTTGTCTTTGGACAGATTAGCAGGAAAGAATACAACTTTTCTTGTGCATTCTGCACAATACTCTGCCATCTTCTGAGAGCATCCTATGGGAGTTCTCAAATATAGCCCTACCAGGCCAGGGAGCGTTTTTTGACACGGCGCTTCATTGGGGGCTATACTGTGCCTCTGAAGCGCCGACGCCTGGACCCCAGCAGCGGCGTTTCAGAGACGTTGGTAGAAGCGGCTGATAGAAAGAGCAGGTCAAGAAAAGACGGTGGCCCGGCAACAAACGTTACCTCCGCAGGACCAAACCCTGCCAACTTCAGGAGCAGCGCCAGGCGGGCAAGGCCGCCGCGCTTTCTTCTTGGAAGCAGGTCTGGTCGGTGTTGTGTTGCTGCTGGCGCTGCTCCTGCGGCTGTGGCATCTTTCCGCCCTGACAGACAACTATGACGAGGGCGTTTACTGGGCCTCGCTCCGCGCCATGTACGAAGGACATGGGTTATTTACCCCAGTCTTTTCCTCGCAACCTCCGCTTTTCCTGCTCTCACTCTATCCGTTGGTCGCCCTGTTTGGGCCAACCATGCTTGCAGCGCGTTGGGGAATCGTCTGCTTTTCACTCATTGGCATCCTGGCGATGTATCTGCTCGCCAGACGGCTGGGCGGACGCTGGGCAGGCGCTATCGCGGCTCTGCTCCTTGCCTGCGATTACCTCTACCTGATTCAATCGCAGACCATCCAGGCCGAAGCTCCGTCTGTCGCGCTGATGATCGCTGCGGTGGCCGCCGCCGCCTATGTCAATCGTTATCCCTGGCAAGCTGCATTGCTCTCAGGCGCGGCA
This region includes:
- the glnA gene encoding type I glutamate--ammonia ligase, whose amino-acid sequence is MTPDEVLRFAEERNVKMVDFKFTDVPGTWQHFSVPLSAFNEDAFEEGVGFDGSSIRGFQEINESDMLLMPDPDTAILDPFTAVPTLSLICDVAEPGAVHRPYSRDPRYIARKAEAYLRKSGIADTSYFGPEAEFFIFDSVRYASNQNMQVAEVDSAEAHWNSAGGAAGSLGHTIRGKEGYFPVAPADTLQDIRTEMVLTMEACGIPVEAQHHEVATAGQSEIDMRFDSLMRMADKLMLYKYITKNIAKRHGKTVTFMPKPLFGDNGSGMHVHQSLWKDERPLFFGDGYACLSKTALYYIGGLLTHAPAILALAAPTTNSYKRLVPGFEAPVNLVFSQRNRSAAVRIPMYSDNPKAKRLEFRPPDPSCNPYLTFAALLMAGLDGIKRQIDPERQGFGPLDKNIYELSAAEAHEIRSVPGSLDEALSALEADSDFLLEGGVFTEDLLEKHIEIKRAQSVEVRLRPTPLEFALFYDA
- a CDS encoding cobalamin-binding protein; its protein translation is MRLVSLLASATEMIAELGCLDQLVGRSHECDYPKAVQMLPVVSRVQINVDTSSAEIDAQVKALSRAAHEDTAALKALSIYSINTDQLQRLRPDIIFTQTQCEVCAVSERDVARAVAQLIGIQPRILSLAPYRLADVWEDVLRVGAALERQAQAEKLVAGYQARLERLRSRSDAQPEHPRVAILEWIDPPMAGGNWTPELVEYAGGINLFGEAGAHSPWLAWEDLLAADPDVIVLTPCGFTLERTLEDIPLLEARPGWSNLRAVRNGRVFAVDGNQYFNRSGPRLVGSAEILATLLYGKDMAESIDHTSWQRVGDKS